The stretch of DNA TTATAATAGGCATAAGACCATATATAACAAGAGCAATTAAAGCCGTTACATTTCCTATACCACTTATAGCAACTAAGAACCCAAACAAAGCAATAGATGGTATTGTATATAAAAAATTAACTGTCCCTAATACAAAATCTGCTAACTTTTTATTTCTAGTTATATAAATACCTATAGCCATTCCAATTACAGTAATAATCAGTATAGCTATAAAAGATAAAACTATATGCTGAACTAATAATTCTAGAAAAAAATCAAATCTCTCCTTATATAAATTAAAAACCTCAAAAATAATATTCACTAAACTCCTCCTTTTTAATTGATTATTTTTTCATATTTATATTTTTATATGAGATTTTTTATTAATCTATGTATTAAATTTCACTTTAATTTATATAAGCTTTTTTATGTAAAAAATGATATACCCCTAATACCAATATAGAAACTATTAATAATCCTAAAAATAACCAAGTTTTATTTAAGCTATAAATATATGCAGATACGATTGGTCCAAGAGCATAACCTAAAGATTCCGAAGCTCCTACAACACCAAAAACTATACCTTTTATATTTTCATTTTCTCCAAATTCCGAAAGCAAACTTTGAAGAGATGCATTTAAAAATGTTGCACCTAAAAAATAAATTATTATAATACTTGCAAATAAAACCTTATTTCTTATTAAATATAATGCAAACAAAGTTCCATTCATCACTATAAAAGATATATATAATTGTTTTTTGTTTCCTATCTTATCACTAACCCACCCTGCTATTGGAGCCCCAAAGCCAAATATAAATAAATAAAGAGAAATTATAGTAGAAACATACCCAACAGAAGCACCCAATACTTCACTTCCGTAGAATGGAAATATAGAAACTACACATCCATATATAAAATCTCCAAGCATAGCAATAAAACTTAATAATAAAATTTTGTATCCAAGCTTATATTTTTTTATGTCTTTAATAATTAATTTTAGTCCCTTTTTATTGTGATTTTTCTTTTCCGTCGTTGAAATGTCTGATTTCTTTATTTTTAAAATTACAAATAGAAATGTTAGAAATATGCCAATAGATGTTATATAAAAAACTATATTATAATTACCAAATTTAGATATGATAAATCCTGCTATAGCAGCTCCAATGCCACCTCCAAGAGTAAAGACTGCCGATGCAAATCCAGTACATTCCCCTCTTTTACTTTCTTCTAAAGACCTTGATAATATAGAAAAAGTAGCTGGTGCCGCCATCCCTAGAATAGCGCCTTGTAATACATATACTCCACTAACTAATAGTTGACTATTAAAAAATACATAACCTATAGGTATAAATGCCATTAATCCTACAGCTATTATAAGTAATAATTTATCTCCTATTTTATCTGACACAACCCCAAATGGAATCTGCGCTAAGGCCTTACTAACTCCATATAAAGACATAACTACACCTACCATTGTAGTAGCTATTCCTATTGAACTAAAAAACAAAGGTATTACAGGAATCATAAAACTATAACTAATCCCAAAAATAAGTCTATAAATACAAAATTGTAATAATTCATTTTTCTTAAATAAAACAAATTCCTTAACTTTCATTTTACTTACTCCTTGAAATTAAAATGTGATACTAGTATTCTCTTAAAGTAAAAATAAAATCCCCTAAACTTTATTAAATTTAGGGGATTTTTTGTTAATAATTAAGTTCTAT from Clostridium chauvoei encodes:
- a CDS encoding MFS transporter, with translation MKVKEFVLFKKNELLQFCIYRLIFGISYSFMIPVIPLFFSSIGIATTMVGVVMSLYGVSKALAQIPFGVVSDKIGDKLLLIIAVGLMAFIPIGYVFFNSQLLVSGVYVLQGAILGMAAPATFSILSRSLEESKRGECTGFASAVFTLGGGIGAAIAGFIISKFGNYNIVFYITSIGIFLTFLFVILKIKKSDISTTEKKNHNKKGLKLIIKDIKKYKLGYKILLLSFIAMLGDFIYGCVVSIFPFYGSEVLGASVGYVSTIISLYLFIFGFGAPIAGWVSDKIGNKKQLYISFIVMNGTLFALYLIRNKVLFASIIIIYFLGATFLNASLQSLLSEFGENENIKGIVFGVVGASESLGYALGPIVSAYIYSLNKTWLFLGLLIVSILVLGVYHFLHKKAYIN